CATGACCGAGTGGCCCGCGCCCGGCACGACAGCCAGTCGGCTGTTGGGAATGGCGGCCTGGAGCTTCTCGGCGCTCTCGCCTGAGAGGATGTCGCTCTCGCCGCCTTTAATGATCAGGGTGGGACAGTGGATGGCGTGGACGTCGTCCCACAGGTTGAGCAGCGCGCTAGCGTGGAAGCCGCGCTCGGAGGAACGCAGGGCCTTGTCGTATTTCCACGTCCATTTGCCGTTCGGCAGCTGCTTCAGGTTGTGGGAGAGGCGGCTGCGGATGTTGTCGAGGGAGCGGCGCGGATTGAACTGGTGGGCGCGCGCGACGAACTCCTCAAAAC
The nucleotide sequence above comes from Candidatus Binatia bacterium. Encoded proteins:
- a CDS encoding alpha/beta hydrolase, whose product is FEEFVARAHQFNPRRSLDNIRSRLSHNLKQLPNGKWTWKYDKALRSSERGFHASALLNLWDDVHAIHCPTLIIKGGESDILSGESAEKLQAAIPNSRLAVVPGAGHSVMGDNPAGFVEAVRAFLLALPLNP